In the genome of Hyphomicrobium sp. ghe19, the window CCGCCAAGCAGGGCTGGAACGTTTTCTTCTGGGCCATGGACCAGCAGGTTCCGTCGGGCATCAAGAATGCGATGTACGTGCTGATCTTCGTGTCGCAATGGCTCTGCGGCCTGGCGACCGTGACATCGGTATCGCGCATGCTGTTCGCCTTCTCGCGTGACGGCGGTATTCCGGGCATTTCGGGCTTGCTGGCGAAGGTCAGCCCGACATACCGCGTGCCTCAGAACGCGATCTGGTTTGGCGCCCTGCTCGCGACCTTGTTTGTCTGGTTCACGTCTGCGATCACCATCGCTGGCACACCAGCCTACTCGATCGTCGTATCCTGCACGGTCATCTTCCTGTTCCTGTCGTTCGCGGTGCCGATCGCGTTGGCGCTCTTCAAATACGGCGGCCCGAGCTTCCCGAAGCCCGGCCCGTGGGATCTTGGGGCGGGCCTCTTCAAGCTCGTGTGCGTGCTGTCGCTGATCTCGATGGCCGTCATCTTCTACATCGGCATCCAGCCGCCGAACGACTGGGCGCTCGAAATCACGATCGGCTTTATCGTGCTGTCGTTGATCATCTGGGTGCTGTTCGAGAACCGCCGGTTCAAGGGTCCCCCGATCGGCGCGGACATCGCACGACGCGCGGCTGAGATCAAAGCAGCCGAGGCGGCCGTCGGCGAAGGCCTCTGACGGGACAAGACCCTTCTTGATGTCAAAAAATAACACGGGCCGGATCAAACGATCCGGCCCGCATCTGTTACACATCCCGCCAAACGTCTCGACAGGAGCAAGAAAATGGCAGACCGGCTTAAGGGTAAGATTGCGATCATTTCGGGCGGAGCGACGGGTATGGGCGGCGCCTCATCCCGGCTTTTCGCCGCCGAGGGTGCGGCGGTCGGCGTGATCGATCGCAACGAAGAGGCCGGACGCGCCGTGGTTGCCGAAATCAACAACGCGGGCGGCAGGGCCGTTTTCGCCGCGGCCGACGTCGCGGATCAAGCGCAGGTGAATGCTGCCGTCGCGAGCGTCACATCGGCAATCGGCCAGGCCAACGTGCTCTTCAATCATGCGGGCACGATCATCATCAAGCCGTTCCTCGAGACGACGCTCAAGGAGTGGGAATGGCTGATGGGCATCAACGTGACGAGCATGTATCTGATGACGCAAGCCGTTCTGCCCGGCATGCTCGAGATCGGCGGCGGATCGATCGTCTGCACGTCGTCGATTTCTGCCATTGCGGCGACGCCTATGGAGACGGCTTACAATACGTCGAAGGGCGCCTGCCATATGTTCGCGCGGTCCATCGCCGTCGAGTATCGCGACAGAGGCATTCGCTGCAATGCGGTCTGTCCCGGGTTCGTCAAGACGCCACACGGCCTGCACGAAGTCGCGGAGCTGTCGCGGCGCGGGGTCGATGCGTCGGATGCCGCGCTTGCTGTGCAGCAGGGCCGACTCTGCGAGCCGGAAGAAGTTGCGCGGGCCGCGCTTTTCCTTGCCAGCGACGAAGCGAGCTTCGTCAACGGCGCGCACCTTTTCGTCGACAACTGCTTCACGGCGGTGTGATTGAGGGCGCAATCCCACAAGTGTCATCCTCGGCTTTAGGCCGAGGATCCATCGTCCAACTTACGATGCTGCTTGATGGATCCTCGGGCCAAGCCCGAGGATGACAGTGGCTGGGGTTGGCTCGCACTCAGCGGCTCCCTCGACACTCGTTTTGCTGTGACTTGTCGTGGATCCCGGCCTACACCGGGATGACGTTGGATTACTTAATCAGTTCC includes:
- a CDS encoding SDR family NAD(P)-dependent oxidoreductase, whose product is MADRLKGKIAIISGGATGMGGASSRLFAAEGAAVGVIDRNEEAGRAVVAEINNAGGRAVFAAADVADQAQVNAAVASVTSAIGQANVLFNHAGTIIIKPFLETTLKEWEWLMGINVTSMYLMTQAVLPGMLEIGGGSIVCTSSISAIAATPMETAYNTSKGACHMFARSIAVEYRDRGIRCNAVCPGFVKTPHGLHEVAELSRRGVDASDAALAVQQGRLCEPEEVARAALFLASDEASFVNGAHLFVDNCFTAV